The following proteins come from a genomic window of Nocardiopsis sp. YSL2:
- a CDS encoding CDP-glycerol glycerophosphotransferase family protein gives MPEPTVIVTFDVTEPHLQYCLDSLARQREEGGATAPDPAPGFEVVLVPVRAAGGDGSRPADSSDEEAGADPSGDDDGSEESETAERGEHADHGDETVEDTRVDALAVARAFAAAPPPGLAVVLPDTDPAPDRPAARVRGAAAASGTHLLFLDGGDALTGYAVSYLAASAADTRSDLVVGNVYRFNELGASPSGFHRKLCGKHHVAEDPRAVPALVSDSALGNKLWLREFWNSLTDHGLAPEDAGLGLRRATLAAAAVDVLPAPVLLKRQREATPVPLEAQALTRRLQAMGVLAASLSTADRQLWDRPLLQGELRQLLLRLEDADEEVRELVLDLLNTYLDHVSPRLLRGLGVLDRLLYHLVRKRRAADVVEVATFAKSVEIKKATVVRRGLGYYIRYPFFDATDPAKAVPREVYRLDDELKVRQKTEDVHWKDGRLHISGRVGIRHLRARKRWQQHVVAFAVNTSTRRRVRLPVHTRLAAEYRLPDLVDAARHDYGGFTVVLDPRRLRSGGRWEPGDWKVELVVVNRGLARRRLIGNPVAGPPERPGYQQIDEDLWIRPRWNRDRQLVVAVEPSRARITDHRYDTRTGELELEGELVSAPAARATELRLTRRPGTAVLSYPLTAHGGRIGARVRAADLIDRSVTECGGVIRQEVWDVHLVTPDQESVAPVLPDTVNGSTYATEGSHQELVVQRTATGHLALRAGHARPVVERAAWEGRRLVLSGDFTADADLRLVARAQGRDEEHQLEVERSGSRFTAEFAPADVPTLSGELSLAAGGYQLWGQVLDTGGAGSTDVGVEFAEDLISHLPLALQTSERTYTLSYKGHGLPILRVGTDLRPAERGSFAQRELRETFYPAQRLEPVVDGVLFDTYTGRQYSDSPQSIYAELRGRERWADYPMSWLIADGQVRPPADLAPVRHRGREYYEALARSRYLVTNSRQPVWFHRRPDQVVVQTWHGSMLKRIGFDVENIRGKSRDYFEMLAWETRQWDYLVSPSPWATPILRSAFRFEGEILETGYPRNDIFFSPDREEVAERTRRRLGLPEGKKVVLYAPTWRDDKYYTRGKHKLDLHLDLRRMYEKLGDDHVLLVRRHPRVVDSVPIVGKDFVYDVSLYPEIMELFLVTDVLITDYSSMMFDFANTGRPMLFFTYDLESYRDNLRGFYFDFEETAPGPLLTRSDDVIAALQDIGRVAEEHQGSYRSFVDQFCPLDDGHAAERVVDRVFGKD, from the coding sequence GTGCCCGAACCCACAGTCATCGTGACGTTCGACGTCACCGAGCCCCACCTGCAGTACTGCCTCGACTCCCTGGCCCGCCAGCGCGAGGAGGGCGGCGCCACCGCGCCCGATCCGGCCCCGGGCTTCGAGGTCGTCCTCGTCCCGGTCCGCGCCGCCGGCGGGGACGGCTCCCGCCCCGCCGACTCCTCCGACGAGGAGGCGGGCGCCGACCCGTCCGGTGACGACGACGGCTCGGAGGAGAGCGAAACCGCCGAACGGGGCGAGCACGCCGACCACGGCGACGAGACGGTCGAGGACACCCGCGTGGACGCCCTGGCCGTCGCCAGGGCCTTCGCCGCGGCTCCGCCGCCCGGGCTGGCCGTGGTGCTCCCGGACACCGACCCCGCTCCGGACCGCCCCGCTGCGCGGGTGCGCGGTGCCGCCGCGGCTTCGGGCACCCACCTGCTCTTCCTCGACGGCGGTGACGCGCTCACCGGGTACGCGGTGTCCTACCTCGCCGCCAGCGCCGCCGACACCCGCTCCGACCTGGTCGTGGGCAATGTCTACCGGTTCAATGAGCTCGGTGCCTCCCCCTCCGGCTTCCACCGGAAGCTCTGCGGCAAGCACCACGTAGCGGAGGACCCCCGCGCCGTCCCCGCACTGGTGTCGGACTCCGCTCTGGGCAACAAGCTCTGGCTCCGGGAGTTCTGGAACTCGCTGACCGACCACGGCCTCGCCCCCGAGGACGCGGGCCTCGGGCTGCGCCGCGCCACCCTGGCGGCCGCGGCCGTCGACGTCCTGCCCGCGCCGGTGCTGCTCAAGCGCCAACGCGAGGCCACTCCCGTCCCACTGGAAGCACAGGCCCTCACACGCCGCCTCCAGGCCATGGGCGTCCTGGCCGCGAGCCTGAGCACCGCCGACCGGCAGCTCTGGGACCGCCCGCTCCTGCAGGGCGAGCTCCGCCAGCTCCTGCTGCGTCTCGAAGACGCCGACGAGGAGGTCCGCGAGCTCGTCCTCGACCTGCTCAACACCTACCTGGACCACGTGTCCCCGCGCCTGCTGCGCGGTCTGGGCGTCCTGGACCGCCTCCTGTACCACCTGGTGCGCAAGCGGCGCGCGGCCGACGTCGTGGAGGTCGCGACCTTCGCCAAGAGCGTGGAGATCAAGAAGGCGACCGTGGTCCGTCGCGGGCTCGGCTACTACATCCGCTACCCCTTCTTCGACGCCACCGACCCCGCCAAGGCCGTGCCGCGCGAGGTCTACCGGCTCGACGACGAGCTCAAGGTCCGCCAGAAGACCGAGGACGTCCACTGGAAGGACGGCCGCCTGCACATCAGCGGCCGTGTCGGCATCCGGCACCTGCGCGCCCGCAAGCGCTGGCAGCAGCACGTGGTCGCGTTCGCCGTCAACACCTCCACCCGGCGCCGGGTCCGGCTCCCCGTGCACACGCGCCTGGCCGCCGAGTACCGCCTCCCGGACCTGGTCGACGCCGCCCGCCACGACTACGGCGGGTTCACGGTCGTCCTCGACCCCCGCCGTCTGCGCTCGGGCGGGCGCTGGGAGCCCGGCGACTGGAAGGTCGAGCTGGTCGTGGTCAACCGCGGCCTGGCCCGCCGCAGGCTCATCGGCAACCCGGTCGCCGGTCCGCCCGAACGGCCCGGCTACCAGCAGATCGACGAGGACCTGTGGATCCGGCCCCGCTGGAACAGGGACCGCCAGCTGGTCGTCGCCGTCGAGCCGTCTCGCGCACGGATCACCGACCACCGCTACGACACCCGCACCGGAGAGCTCGAACTGGAGGGCGAACTGGTGTCGGCGCCCGCCGCCCGGGCCACCGAGCTGCGCCTGACCCGCCGGCCCGGCACCGCGGTGCTCAGCTATCCGCTGACGGCGCACGGCGGGCGGATCGGCGCCCGCGTGCGCGCGGCCGACCTGATCGACCGCAGCGTCACCGAGTGCGGCGGCGTCATCCGCCAGGAGGTGTGGGACGTCCACCTGGTCACCCCCGACCAGGAGAGCGTCGCGCCGGTCCTGCCCGACACCGTCAACGGGAGCACCTACGCCACCGAGGGCTCCCACCAGGAGCTGGTCGTGCAGCGCACCGCGACCGGCCATCTGGCCCTGCGCGCCGGGCACGCGCGCCCCGTGGTCGAGCGGGCCGCCTGGGAGGGGCGCCGGCTCGTCCTCAGCGGCGACTTCACCGCCGACGCCGACCTGCGGCTCGTGGCCAGGGCCCAGGGCCGCGACGAGGAGCACCAGTTGGAGGTGGAGCGTTCCGGAAGCCGCTTCACCGCCGAATTCGCCCCCGCCGACGTCCCCACCCTCTCCGGTGAGCTGTCCCTGGCCGCGGGCGGCTACCAGCTCTGGGGGCAGGTGCTCGACACCGGCGGGGCGGGCTCCACCGACGTCGGCGTGGAGTTCGCCGAGGACCTCATCTCGCACCTGCCGCTGGCACTGCAGACCTCCGAGCGCACCTACACGCTCTCCTACAAGGGCCACGGCCTGCCGATCCTGCGGGTCGGCACCGACCTGCGCCCCGCCGAGCGCGGTTCCTTCGCCCAGCGCGAGCTGCGCGAGACCTTCTATCCGGCCCAGAGGCTGGAGCCGGTCGTGGACGGCGTCCTGTTCGACACCTACACCGGCCGCCAGTACTCCGACAGCCCCCAGAGCATCTACGCCGAACTGCGCGGGCGCGAGCGCTGGGCCGACTACCCGATGTCCTGGCTGATCGCCGACGGACAGGTGCGCCCGCCGGCGGACCTGGCCCCGGTGCGCCACCGCGGCCGCGAGTACTACGAGGCCCTCGCCCGCAGCCGCTACCTCGTGACCAACTCCCGCCAGCCGGTGTGGTTCCACCGACGGCCCGACCAGGTCGTCGTGCAGACCTGGCACGGGTCGATGCTCAAGCGGATCGGCTTCGACGTCGAGAACATCCGGGGCAAGTCCCGCGACTACTTCGAGATGCTCGCGTGGGAGACCCGGCAGTGGGACTACCTCGTCTCGCCCAGCCCCTGGGCCACGCCCATCCTGCGCAGCGCCTTCCGTTTCGAGGGCGAGATCCTGGAGACCGGCTACCCGCGCAACGACATCTTCTTCTCGCCCGACAGGGAGGAAGTCGCCGAGCGCACGCGGCGCCGCCTCGGCCTGCCCGAGGGCAAGAAGGTCGTGCTCTACGCGCCCACCTGGCGGGACGACAAGTACTACACGCGCGGCAAGCACAAGCTGGACCTGCACCTGGACCTGCGGCGGATGTACGAGAAGCTGGGCGACGACCACGTCCTCCTGGTCCGCCGCCACCCGAGGGTCGTGGACAGCGTCCCGATCGTGGGGAAGGACTTCGTCTACGACGTCTCCCTCTACCCGGAGATCATGGAGCTGTTCCTGGTCACCGACGTCCTCATCACCGACTACTCGTCGATGATGTTCGACTTCGCCAACACCGGCAGGCCCATGCTGTTCTTCACCTACGACCTGGAGAGCTACCGGGACAACCTGCGCGGGTTCTACTTCGACTTCGAGGAGACCGCGCCGGGCCCGCTGCTGACCAGGTCGGACGACGTCATCGCGGCCCTCCAGGACATCGGCCGCGTCGCCGAGGAGCACCAGGGCAGCTACCGGTCGTTCGTCGACCAGTTCTGCCCGCTGGACGACGGCCACGCCGCGGAGCGCGTCGTGGACCGGGTCTTCGGCAAGGACTGA
- a CDS encoding antibiotic biosynthesis monooxygenase, protein MIVITRYSVPEADTEAFQSDAAVAVEVLSRRPGFLGHRLGRAADDPSLWTVVTEWEGAGFYRRALSDFDVKVHAVPLLSRAIDEPTAFELLTSAGSRR, encoded by the coding sequence GTGATCGTCATCACCCGCTACTCCGTGCCCGAGGCCGACACCGAGGCCTTCCAGTCCGACGCCGCGGTCGCCGTCGAGGTGCTCTCCCGCCGTCCCGGCTTCCTGGGACACCGGCTGGGCAGGGCCGCCGATGATCCCTCCCTGTGGACCGTGGTCACCGAGTGGGAGGGTGCCGGGTTCTACCGCCGGGCGCTCTCCGACTTCGACGTCAAGGTCCACGCCGTGCCCCTGCTCTCCCGCGCCATCGACGAACCGACCGCCTTCGAGCTCCTCACCAGCGCCGGTTCCCGTCGCTGA
- a CDS encoding glycine--tRNA ligase has translation MAAKSEAMDALVNLAKRRGLVYPSSEIYGGLRAAWDYGPLGVELKANVKRQWWRSMVQERDDIVGLDSSVILAREVWEASGHVKAFVDPLTECQSCHKRFRADHLIEAYEEKHGREPEEGLKALACPNCGAKDSFTEPRMFNGLLRTHLGPVQDEKGLAYLRPETAQGIFVNYKNVEQSARRKIPFGIGQIGKSFRNEITPGNFIFRTREFEQMEMEFFVRPGSDEEWHQYWIDTRHQWYLDLGIAKDNLRLYEHPKEKLSHYSTRTVDIEYRFNFQGGEWGELEGIANRTDYDLRTHSEASGTDLSFFDQEKNERYFPYVIEPAAGVDRTVLTFMLDAYNVDEAPNAKGKLEKRAVMRLDPRLSPVKVAVLPLSRNTDLSPKARDLAAALRKRWNVEFDDAGAIGRRYRRQDEIGTPFCVTVDFDTLEDNAVTVRERDTMSQERVSLDQVEMYLVERLPGC, from the coding sequence ATGGCCGCCAAGTCAGAGGCAATGGACGCACTGGTCAACCTCGCCAAGCGCCGAGGCCTGGTCTACCCCTCGAGCGAGATCTACGGTGGCCTGCGCGCCGCCTGGGACTACGGCCCCCTGGGCGTGGAGCTCAAGGCCAACGTCAAGCGCCAGTGGTGGCGCTCCATGGTGCAGGAGCGCGACGACATCGTCGGCCTCGACTCCAGCGTCATCCTGGCCCGCGAGGTCTGGGAGGCCTCCGGCCACGTCAAGGCGTTCGTCGACCCGCTGACCGAGTGCCAGTCCTGCCACAAGCGCTTCCGGGCCGACCACCTCATCGAGGCCTACGAGGAAAAGCACGGCCGCGAGCCCGAGGAGGGCCTGAAGGCCCTGGCCTGCCCCAACTGCGGCGCCAAGGACTCCTTCACCGAGCCGCGCATGTTCAACGGCCTGCTGCGCACCCACCTGGGCCCGGTCCAGGACGAGAAGGGCCTGGCCTACCTGCGCCCGGAGACCGCCCAGGGCATCTTCGTCAACTACAAGAACGTCGAGCAGAGCGCCCGCCGCAAGATCCCGTTCGGCATCGGCCAGATCGGCAAGTCGTTCCGCAACGAGATCACGCCCGGCAACTTCATCTTCCGGACCCGCGAGTTCGAGCAGATGGAGATGGAGTTCTTCGTCCGTCCGGGCAGTGACGAGGAGTGGCACCAGTACTGGATCGACACCCGTCACCAGTGGTACCTGGACCTGGGTATCGCCAAGGACAACCTGCGCCTGTACGAGCACCCGAAGGAGAAGCTGTCCCACTACTCCACCCGAACCGTGGACATCGAGTACCGGTTCAACTTCCAGGGTGGCGAGTGGGGTGAGCTGGAGGGCATCGCCAACCGCACCGACTACGACCTGCGGACCCACTCGGAGGCCTCGGGCACCGACCTGTCCTTCTTCGACCAGGAGAAGAACGAGCGCTACTTCCCGTACGTCATCGAGCCCGCGGCCGGTGTCGACCGCACGGTCCTCACCTTCATGCTCGACGCCTACAACGTCGACGAGGCGCCCAACGCCAAGGGCAAGCTGGAGAAGCGCGCCGTGATGCGCCTGGACCCGCGCCTGTCACCGGTCAAGGTCGCCGTGCTGCCGCTGTCGCGCAACACCGACCTGTCGCCGAAGGCGCGCGACCTGGCGGCCGCGCTGCGCAAGCGCTGGAACGTGGAGTTCGACGACGCCGGCGCCATCGGCCGCCGCTACCGCCGCCAGGACGAGATCGGCACCCCGTTCTGCGTCACGGTGGACTTCGACACCCTGGAGGACAACGCGGTGACCGTGCGCGAGCGCGACACCATGTCCCAGGAGCGCGTCTCCCTCGACCAGGTGGAGATGTACCTGGTCGAGCGCCTCCCCGGCTGCTAG